The genomic stretch TCCCCTCAAGTGGGTCTTCAGGTCCATGATCAGGTAGAGGTCGATCGGCGGTGAGCTCCAAGGGGGTACGGCCACCGCCTCGGAAGCCCGGTGACGGGCCTCCGAGCGAGGGCGACCATGAGCAGGAGGACGACGTAGCGATGGCCGGCGCGATGCGCAAGATGGCGGTCTACCTCGGTCTCGTGGAGGACGACCGCTACGAGAGATACGAGACCTACCCGGACGACTACGCCTACGAGGACGAGGTGCAGCGGACCGGCGAGGAGCGGGCTGTCGCGGTCCAGGACCGCGACGACGAACCCGACGCCGGGGTGCCCGCGCCCAGACCCGCCACGACGATCCTGGAGCGCCGCACGACGGATCTGGCCCGGATCACGACGCTGCACCCGCGGACGTACAACGAGGCGCGCACCATCGGAGAGCACTTCCGCGACGGCACCCCGGTCATCATGAATCTGACCGAGATGGTTGACAGTGACGCAAAGCGGCTCGTCGATTTCGCGGCAGGTCTCGTCTTTGGCCTACACGGCAGCATTGAACGTGTTACCAACAAGGTGTTCCTGTTGTCCCCTGCCAATGTCGAGGTGACTGCCGAGGACAAGGCCCGAATCGCGGAACGCGGGTTCTTCAATCAGAGTTAGAGTCTCTGTATGTCTATCGCACCCAACCGGGTCTCGCCGAGACCCAGAGGGCTCATCAGAAGTGGAGGCGCGGCCAGGCCGTGGGGATCATAGGTCAGATCTTGGTCGTTGTCCTGTCTCTCTACTTGGTGTT from Nonomuraea polychroma encodes the following:
- a CDS encoding cell division protein SepF, coding for MAGAMRKMAVYLGLVEDDRYERYETYPDDYAYEDEVQRTGEERAVAVQDRDDEPDAGVPAPRPATTILERRTTDLARITTLHPRTYNEARTIGEHFRDGTPVIMNLTEMVDSDAKRLVDFAAGLVFGLHGSIERVTNKVFLLSPANVEVTAEDKARIAERGFFNQS